A genomic segment from Salvelinus alpinus chromosome 8, SLU_Salpinus.1, whole genome shotgun sequence encodes:
- the ncoa7b gene encoding nuclear receptor coactivator 7 isoform X1, which produces MEKRERKPGYFARLKRRRQLKQSQSGKAVAEQNRSDSSAKMPVISCPDPAFSEPLERIKPNLPGGSDGSSNGSSQAKREKRPPGTVEYTVGLQESLSSIALKFNITPNKLVQLNRLFCRSIYPGQKLFVPDVGQSGADSQSVGSFDLAFPSGLSEKVLQDGDSSGRSVRPLRRLLSPPSEDESPATVKFIKMSCKYFTDGMGVVGGVMIVTPNNIMFDPHKSDPLVIERGCEEYGLLCPMEEVVSVALYDDISRMNLKDALPLDLPQDLCPLYRPGEWEELPSERDLNPFSRYEALDSKRPIVLDDINSALSETVIARAECDPADKSPSDEVFTELELPLNGSAEEPKSGSRPPATATSPNQQGEPPGSNTPKWLKSQDQSPSDAVPLTSQRGEEEDEGLVQNSSIEDTTESLPVSSETEKDGELLKEKSASLATGRDKDDNSTGQLVNSVSISEQSESAMDQNRKLSFSETAEAPGKCISWEPSPAGELQNGPMIEGLSEEGKRKRSNKAEVKSRLLERMQAPIQNTLLSTEEKSKTPPMFLCLKVGKPMRKSFVISQSSSPAHTRGKQPEYWFAVPQERVDHLYAFFVQWSPDVYGKVAREQGFVVVEKDELNVIDNFFSDPVTPHSWEIITINEATRRQTFGSYEGEEPSGDPLPMLSDPSTLLQDTHIEKLACRLPARVQGYPWRLAYSTAEHGTSLKTLYRSLLDVDSPVLLVIKDMDNQLFGGYSTHPFRVSDHCYGTGETFLFSFCPEIKMYCWTGENSYFVKGNIDSLQMGGGGGQIGLWVDADLYHGTTSSCATFHNQPLSPRKDFTIHSVEVWAFE; this is translated from the exons ATGGCAGCAGCAACGGGAGCAGCCAGGCcaagagagagaagaggcccCCCGGGACAGTGGAGTATACC GTGGGACTCCAGGAATCTCTAAGCAGCATTGCTCTGAAGTTTAACATCACCCCGAACAAACTGGTGCAGCTCAACCGTCTCTTCTGCCGTAGTATTTATCCTGGACAG AAGCTGTTTGTTCCTGACGTGGGCCAATCGGGTGCCGACTCTCAGTCTGTGGGTTCTTTTGACCTCGCCTTCCCCAGCGGCCTATCAGAGAAGGTGTTACAG GATGGAGACTCCAGCGGCAGGTCAGTAAGACCATTACGACGGCTGCTGTCGCCCCCGTCCGAGGACGAGAGCCCCGCCACAGTCAAGTTCATTAAGATGAGCTGCAAGTACTTTACTGACGGAATG GGTGTGGTGGGAGGGGTGATGATTGTGACGCCCAACAATATCATGTTTGACCCTCACAAGTCGGACCCCCTGGTGATCGAGCGCGGTTGTGAGGAGTACGGCCTGCTCTGCcccatggaggaggtggtgtctgTGGCCCTCTACGACGACATCTCCCGCATGAATCTCAAAGACGCGTTGCCGTT AGACCTACCCCAGGATCTGTGTCCTCTGTACAGGCCCGGGGAGTGGGAGGAGCTGCCCTCGGAGCGCGACCTCAACCCCTTTAGCCGCTACGAGGCGCTGGACTCCAAACGACCCATCGTCCTGGACGACATCAACTCTGCCCTGTCAGAGACGG TCATAGCGAGAGCAGAGTGTGATCCAGCAGACAAGTCTCCATCAGATGAGGTTTTCACAGAGCTGGAGCTTCCCTTGAACGGGAGCGCTGAGGAACCGAAGAGCGGATCCAGACCACCTGCCACTGCTACAAGCCCGAACCAGCAAGGAGAGCCTCCAGGATCTAATACCCCTAAATGGTTAAAGTCCCAGGACCAGTCCCCCTCTGACGCAGTCCCACTGACCtcgcagagaggggaggaggaggatgaaggacTGGTACAGAACAGCTCCATTGAGGACACGACAGAATCACTGCCCGTCTCATCAGAGACTGAGAAAGACGGTGAACTCTTGAAGGAGAAGTCTGCTAGCCTAGCCACAGGCCGAGACAAAGATGACAACTCTACAGGGCAACTAGTGAACAGTGTTAGCATTAGCGAACAATCAGAATCAGCAATGGACCAAAACAGGAAGCTGAGCTTCAGCGAGACCGCTGAGGCTCCGGGAAAATGTATTTCTTGGGAACCCAGCCCTGCAGGCGAGCTGCAGAACGGACCAATGATAGAGGGGCTGAGTGAGGAAGGGAAGCGGAAGAGGAGCAACAAAGCGGAGGTGAAGTCCAGGCTGCTGGAGCGGATGCAGGCGCCCATCCAAA ACACGCTTCTGTCCACGGAGGAGAAGAGTAAGACCCCTCCCATGTTCCTTTGCCTCAAGGTTGGCAAGCCCATGAGGAAGTCCTTCGTCATTAGCCAGTCATCCAGCCCCGCTCACACGAGAGGAAAGCAGCCGGAGTACTGGTTTGCTGTGCCCCAGGAGAG GGTGGACCACCTATATGCATTTTTTGTCCAATGGTCTCCTGACGTGTACGGTAAGGTGGCCAGGGAACAGGGCTTCGTGGTCGTGGAGAAGGACGAGCTCAACGTGATCGATAACTTCTTCAGTGACCCCGTGACCCCTCACAGCTGGGAG ATCATCACCATCAACGAGGCGACGCGCAGGCAGACTTTTGGCAGTTACGAAGGGGAGGAGCCTTCAGGGGATCCACTGCCGATGCTCAGTGACCCTAGCACTCtgctacaggacacacacatagagaag CTTGCGTGTCGGCTGCCGGCGCGGGTGCAGGGGTATCCATGGAGACTGGCTTACAGTACGGCAGAACACGGGACCAGCCTAAAGACCCTGTACAGGAGCCTATTGGATGTGGACAGCCCTGTGCTACTGGTCATCAAAGACATGgacaaccag TTGTTTGGGGGATACTCTACCCATCCCTTCAGAGTAAGTGATCACTGCTATGGCACGGGAGAGACCTTCCTCTTCAGCTTCTGCCCTGAGATCAAG ATGTACTGCTGGACTGGGGAGAACTCCTACTTTGTTAAAGGCAACATAGATTCTCTTcagatgggaggaggagg agGTCAGATAGGGCTGTGGGTGGACGCTGACCTGTACCACGGCACCACCTCCAGCTGTGCCACCTTCCAcaaccagcccctctccccccGGAAGGACTTCACCATACACAGTGTGGAGGTCTGGGCCTTCGAGtag
- the ncoa7b gene encoding nuclear receptor coactivator 7 isoform X2 has translation MPVISCPDPAFSEPLERIKPNLPGGSDGSSNGSSQAKREKRPPGTVEYTVGLQESLSSIALKFNITPNKLVQLNRLFCRSIYPGQKLFVPDVGQSGADSQSVGSFDLAFPSGLSEKVLQDGDSSGRSVRPLRRLLSPPSEDESPATVKFIKMSCKYFTDGMGVVGGVMIVTPNNIMFDPHKSDPLVIERGCEEYGLLCPMEEVVSVALYDDISRMNLKDALPLDLPQDLCPLYRPGEWEELPSERDLNPFSRYEALDSKRPIVLDDINSALSETVIARAECDPADKSPSDEVFTELELPLNGSAEEPKSGSRPPATATSPNQQGEPPGSNTPKWLKSQDQSPSDAVPLTSQRGEEEDEGLVQNSSIEDTTESLPVSSETEKDGELLKEKSASLATGRDKDDNSTGQLVNSVSISEQSESAMDQNRKLSFSETAEAPGKCISWEPSPAGELQNGPMIEGLSEEGKRKRSNKAEVKSRLLERMQAPIQNTLLSTEEKSKTPPMFLCLKVGKPMRKSFVISQSSSPAHTRGKQPEYWFAVPQERVDHLYAFFVQWSPDVYGKVAREQGFVVVEKDELNVIDNFFSDPVTPHSWEIITINEATRRQTFGSYEGEEPSGDPLPMLSDPSTLLQDTHIEKLACRLPARVQGYPWRLAYSTAEHGTSLKTLYRSLLDVDSPVLLVIKDMDNQLFGGYSTHPFRVSDHCYGTGETFLFSFCPEIKMYCWTGENSYFVKGNIDSLQMGGGGGQIGLWVDADLYHGTTSSCATFHNQPLSPRKDFTIHSVEVWAFE, from the exons ATGGCAGCAGCAACGGGAGCAGCCAGGCcaagagagagaagaggcccCCCGGGACAGTGGAGTATACC GTGGGACTCCAGGAATCTCTAAGCAGCATTGCTCTGAAGTTTAACATCACCCCGAACAAACTGGTGCAGCTCAACCGTCTCTTCTGCCGTAGTATTTATCCTGGACAG AAGCTGTTTGTTCCTGACGTGGGCCAATCGGGTGCCGACTCTCAGTCTGTGGGTTCTTTTGACCTCGCCTTCCCCAGCGGCCTATCAGAGAAGGTGTTACAG GATGGAGACTCCAGCGGCAGGTCAGTAAGACCATTACGACGGCTGCTGTCGCCCCCGTCCGAGGACGAGAGCCCCGCCACAGTCAAGTTCATTAAGATGAGCTGCAAGTACTTTACTGACGGAATG GGTGTGGTGGGAGGGGTGATGATTGTGACGCCCAACAATATCATGTTTGACCCTCACAAGTCGGACCCCCTGGTGATCGAGCGCGGTTGTGAGGAGTACGGCCTGCTCTGCcccatggaggaggtggtgtctgTGGCCCTCTACGACGACATCTCCCGCATGAATCTCAAAGACGCGTTGCCGTT AGACCTACCCCAGGATCTGTGTCCTCTGTACAGGCCCGGGGAGTGGGAGGAGCTGCCCTCGGAGCGCGACCTCAACCCCTTTAGCCGCTACGAGGCGCTGGACTCCAAACGACCCATCGTCCTGGACGACATCAACTCTGCCCTGTCAGAGACGG TCATAGCGAGAGCAGAGTGTGATCCAGCAGACAAGTCTCCATCAGATGAGGTTTTCACAGAGCTGGAGCTTCCCTTGAACGGGAGCGCTGAGGAACCGAAGAGCGGATCCAGACCACCTGCCACTGCTACAAGCCCGAACCAGCAAGGAGAGCCTCCAGGATCTAATACCCCTAAATGGTTAAAGTCCCAGGACCAGTCCCCCTCTGACGCAGTCCCACTGACCtcgcagagaggggaggaggaggatgaaggacTGGTACAGAACAGCTCCATTGAGGACACGACAGAATCACTGCCCGTCTCATCAGAGACTGAGAAAGACGGTGAACTCTTGAAGGAGAAGTCTGCTAGCCTAGCCACAGGCCGAGACAAAGATGACAACTCTACAGGGCAACTAGTGAACAGTGTTAGCATTAGCGAACAATCAGAATCAGCAATGGACCAAAACAGGAAGCTGAGCTTCAGCGAGACCGCTGAGGCTCCGGGAAAATGTATTTCTTGGGAACCCAGCCCTGCAGGCGAGCTGCAGAACGGACCAATGATAGAGGGGCTGAGTGAGGAAGGGAAGCGGAAGAGGAGCAACAAAGCGGAGGTGAAGTCCAGGCTGCTGGAGCGGATGCAGGCGCCCATCCAAA ACACGCTTCTGTCCACGGAGGAGAAGAGTAAGACCCCTCCCATGTTCCTTTGCCTCAAGGTTGGCAAGCCCATGAGGAAGTCCTTCGTCATTAGCCAGTCATCCAGCCCCGCTCACACGAGAGGAAAGCAGCCGGAGTACTGGTTTGCTGTGCCCCAGGAGAG GGTGGACCACCTATATGCATTTTTTGTCCAATGGTCTCCTGACGTGTACGGTAAGGTGGCCAGGGAACAGGGCTTCGTGGTCGTGGAGAAGGACGAGCTCAACGTGATCGATAACTTCTTCAGTGACCCCGTGACCCCTCACAGCTGGGAG ATCATCACCATCAACGAGGCGACGCGCAGGCAGACTTTTGGCAGTTACGAAGGGGAGGAGCCTTCAGGGGATCCACTGCCGATGCTCAGTGACCCTAGCACTCtgctacaggacacacacatagagaag CTTGCGTGTCGGCTGCCGGCGCGGGTGCAGGGGTATCCATGGAGACTGGCTTACAGTACGGCAGAACACGGGACCAGCCTAAAGACCCTGTACAGGAGCCTATTGGATGTGGACAGCCCTGTGCTACTGGTCATCAAAGACATGgacaaccag TTGTTTGGGGGATACTCTACCCATCCCTTCAGAGTAAGTGATCACTGCTATGGCACGGGAGAGACCTTCCTCTTCAGCTTCTGCCCTGAGATCAAG ATGTACTGCTGGACTGGGGAGAACTCCTACTTTGTTAAAGGCAACATAGATTCTCTTcagatgggaggaggagg agGTCAGATAGGGCTGTGGGTGGACGCTGACCTGTACCACGGCACCACCTCCAGCTGTGCCACCTTCCAcaaccagcccctctccccccGGAAGGACTTCACCATACACAGTGTGGAGGTCTGGGCCTTCGAGtag